A window of Pirellula sp. SH-Sr6A contains these coding sequences:
- a CDS encoding MIP/aquaporin family protein, with translation MNNYVAEFIGTMLLILLGNGVVCNVVLSGTKGKGAGWIVIAVGWGIAVFCGATVSKEGSGAHLNPALTLGLVAAGKFSASLALGYILAQMAGAMAGAALVYGFYRAHFQAEPSADSKLACFATSPALPGKAQAFFCEVIATFALVFTILLFQSGELKPASAIEGATAASKAETLVGLGTVDLLPVTLLVIGIGLSLGGTTGYAINPARDFGPRLVHAILPIPGKRDSDWSYAWVPIMGPIAGGILAAALYLAIQ, from the coding sequence ATGAACAATTATGTGGCCGAGTTTATTGGAACAATGCTCCTCATCCTTTTGGGAAACGGCGTGGTATGCAATGTCGTTTTGTCCGGCACGAAGGGGAAAGGAGCGGGATGGATCGTCATCGCCGTTGGCTGGGGGATCGCGGTTTTTTGCGGTGCGACGGTATCCAAGGAAGGGAGCGGTGCCCATTTGAATCCGGCTCTCACGTTGGGGCTGGTTGCCGCGGGCAAATTCTCCGCTTCGTTAGCGCTCGGATACATCCTGGCGCAGATGGCGGGGGCCATGGCAGGTGCGGCCCTGGTGTACGGTTTCTATCGAGCTCATTTCCAAGCGGAACCATCGGCCGATAGCAAGCTGGCTTGTTTTGCCACCTCCCCTGCCCTGCCCGGCAAAGCACAAGCCTTTTTTTGCGAAGTCATCGCGACGTTTGCCTTGGTTTTCACAATTCTTTTGTTCCAGTCGGGTGAGTTGAAACCTGCGAGTGCTATCGAAGGAGCGACTGCGGCCAGCAAGGCGGAGACACTGGTCGGCCTTGGTACCGTCGATTTGCTTCCCGTTACATTGCTGGTGATCGGGATCGGTCTTTCCCTCGGGGGAACAACCGGTTACGCGATCAATCCGGCTCGCGATTTCGGTCCTCGATTGGTCCATGCGATCCTTCCAATTCCAGGAAAGAGGGACAGCGATTGGTCGTACGCTTGGGTCCCCATCATGGGCCCTATCGCGGGAGGAATTCTCGCGGCCGCTCTTTACCTTGCAATCCAATAG
- a CDS encoding glycerol-3-phosphate dehydrogenase/oxidase codes for MGEAMMVGETSIPSRESQWARVADRGTTWDVIIIGGGATGAGIAMDAAMRGFSVLVLEAHDFGKGTSSRSTKLVHGGVRYLEQFQFQMVRESLRERGRLLVNAPDTVHELEFIIPCRRIWERWFYGIGLKLYDFLAIGSQTKRSRQVSRGDLYQRLPGLAKGKFIGGVSYSDGQFDDTRLLMDTILAAVDSQACCLNYANVVSLLRGGEGKVSGVVVRDEETGTSFDVRGRAVINATGPFCDAVRRMDRPAIEPLVAASQGVHLVLPRTFFGASSAMIVPKTTDGRVLFMIPWLGHLLVGTTDTAIPQATEEPVPFADEVKFLLDTIEAYCGRRPRPEECLSVFTGIRPLVKGDPNQATKKLSRDHTIEVSPSGLLTITGGKWTTYRHMAEDCVDRIIEEFGFAKRECRTYDHRLSRREGMGLPLPKESLPAWPLQDSSTLAPILSPQDLVRAIRFEMARTVEDVLARRTRALFLNALEAVALAPYAARLLAHELGRDARWEADQIAQFRTLAENYMPQRFMSPPLPSPVN; via the coding sequence ATGGGTGAAGCCATGATGGTGGGCGAGACGTCTATACCAAGCCGAGAATCGCAATGGGCTCGGGTAGCCGATCGAGGGACGACTTGGGATGTGATCATCATCGGCGGAGGTGCGACCGGAGCAGGGATCGCAATGGATGCCGCGATGCGAGGTTTCTCGGTGCTGGTGCTCGAAGCCCATGATTTTGGCAAAGGAACATCGAGTCGTTCCACGAAGCTCGTTCACGGTGGGGTGCGGTATTTGGAACAATTTCAGTTTCAAATGGTTCGCGAGTCGTTGAGGGAGCGAGGCCGACTCCTTGTCAATGCACCCGATACGGTCCACGAACTCGAGTTCATTATTCCCTGTCGGCGTATTTGGGAGCGATGGTTCTACGGTATCGGATTGAAGCTTTATGATTTCTTGGCGATCGGCTCGCAGACCAAGCGATCGAGGCAAGTCAGTCGCGGCGATCTTTATCAGCGATTGCCAGGGCTCGCGAAGGGAAAGTTTATAGGAGGGGTCTCCTATAGCGATGGTCAGTTCGATGACACCCGCCTGTTGATGGATACCATTTTGGCTGCGGTCGATTCTCAGGCTTGTTGTCTGAATTACGCCAACGTTGTTTCTTTGCTCCGAGGGGGCGAGGGGAAAGTTTCCGGCGTTGTCGTGCGCGATGAAGAGACAGGGACTTCATTTGACGTTCGGGGGCGTGCGGTCATCAATGCGACGGGCCCATTTTGCGATGCGGTTCGACGGATGGACCGGCCGGCGATCGAGCCCTTGGTGGCGGCGAGTCAAGGTGTGCATCTCGTCTTGCCTCGCACGTTCTTTGGTGCCTCGAGCGCGATGATCGTTCCGAAAACGACGGATGGTCGGGTTCTCTTTATGATTCCTTGGTTGGGCCATTTGCTGGTTGGCACGACCGACACGGCGATTCCCCAGGCGACCGAGGAACCTGTCCCGTTTGCCGACGAAGTCAAGTTTTTGCTCGACACGATCGAGGCGTACTGCGGGAGACGTCCACGGCCCGAAGAGTGCTTGAGCGTGTTCACCGGGATACGTCCGCTCGTCAAAGGAGATCCCAACCAAGCAACAAAGAAACTATCTCGGGATCATACGATCGAAGTGAGTCCGTCGGGATTGTTGACCATCACGGGTGGAAAGTGGACCACGTATCGGCATATGGCAGAAGATTGCGTCGATCGCATCATTGAAGAGTTCGGGTTTGCGAAGAGAGAATGCAGAACCTACGACCACAGATTGAGTCGGCGAGAGGGGATGGGGCTTCCACTGCCGAAGGAATCGTTACCGGCGTGGCCCTTGCAGGATAGCTCCACACTCGCACCGATTTTGTCACCTCAGGATCTTGTGCGAGCCATTCGATTCGAAATGGCGCGCACTGTCGAAGACGTGCTCGCACGCCGAACCCGAGCGCTCTTTTTGAATGCCTTGGAGGCCGTGGCGTTAGCACCTTACGCTGCCAGGCTCCTGGCCCATGAATTGGGGCGGGATGCAAGGTGGGAGGCCGACCAGATCGCACAATTTCGAACGCTTGCTGAGAACTACATGCCGCAACGATTTATGTCCCCTCCCCTTCCCTCTCCTGTGAACTGA
- the glpK gene encoding glycerol kinase GlpK, which translates to MKWILALDQGTTSSRAILFNAMGEIGGIAQKEFTQHYPHSGWVEHNPHEIWSSQLEVARQVLRENNVAASEVAAIGITNQRETAVVWDRKTGEPIYPAIVWQDRRTAQLCDQLRAEGHADRIQKKSGLVIDAYFTGTKFQWILDHVDGARARAEAGELACGTIDTWLVWNLTKGKNHCTDPSNASRTMLFDLQTKSWDDELLQLLRVPKSMLPTIVPSSGVLAETAEGIFESSIPVAGIAGDQQAALFGQNCHKHGMVKNTYGTGCFMLMQVGDEVKSSKHRLLSTVAWQAGSDQPMQYALEGSVFIAGAAVQWLRDGLGLIESSSQVEELAASVPDTGGVYFVPALAGLGAPHWDSYARGTICGLTRGTTKAHLARAALEGIAFQVADVLDAMRQDSGLPIEELRCDGGASVNGLLMQFQADMLQCPVVRPKIVETTALGAAFLAGLGVGYWKDIGELEATWKSEQVFEPKMAVADVNRLRAQWAEAVQRSMGWVKP; encoded by the coding sequence ATGAAATGGATATTGGCACTGGATCAAGGTACGACGAGTTCTCGCGCGATTCTCTTCAATGCGATGGGAGAGATCGGAGGAATAGCACAGAAGGAGTTCACCCAGCATTATCCACACTCCGGTTGGGTGGAACACAACCCACATGAAATTTGGAGTTCTCAGCTTGAAGTCGCCCGGCAAGTGTTGCGCGAGAACAATGTGGCTGCTAGCGAGGTCGCGGCGATCGGGATCACCAATCAACGGGAAACCGCGGTTGTTTGGGATCGCAAGACCGGAGAACCCATCTATCCGGCGATCGTTTGGCAAGACCGCCGAACAGCCCAACTCTGCGACCAATTGCGAGCAGAGGGGCATGCCGACCGGATCCAGAAGAAATCAGGGTTGGTGATCGACGCTTATTTTACGGGGACGAAGTTTCAGTGGATCCTCGACCATGTCGACGGTGCCCGTGCTCGCGCCGAGGCGGGGGAATTGGCTTGTGGCACGATCGATACTTGGTTGGTATGGAATTTAACCAAAGGAAAAAATCACTGCACCGATCCGAGCAACGCATCGCGGACCATGCTCTTTGATTTGCAAACCAAGAGCTGGGACGATGAGCTTCTTCAGCTATTACGTGTTCCGAAGTCGATGTTGCCCACCATTGTTCCCAGCAGCGGAGTCCTCGCAGAAACAGCCGAAGGGATTTTCGAATCCTCCATCCCGGTAGCGGGGATCGCGGGAGATCAGCAAGCTGCTTTGTTTGGGCAGAATTGCCACAAGCATGGGATGGTCAAGAATACGTACGGCACGGGTTGTTTCATGTTGATGCAGGTCGGAGACGAGGTGAAGAGTTCCAAGCATCGACTCCTTTCGACGGTCGCTTGGCAAGCCGGGAGCGATCAGCCGATGCAGTATGCATTAGAAGGGAGCGTTTTTATCGCGGGGGCTGCAGTGCAGTGGTTGCGAGACGGTCTAGGGTTGATCGAGTCCTCGTCGCAGGTCGAAGAGCTCGCTGCCAGCGTACCGGATACAGGAGGCGTTTACTTTGTGCCGGCGTTGGCGGGGTTGGGCGCACCCCATTGGGATTCGTATGCCCGAGGGACGATTTGTGGATTGACGCGTGGTACGACCAAAGCCCATTTGGCCCGTGCAGCGCTCGAAGGCATCGCCTTCCAAGTCGCGGATGTGCTCGATGCCATGCGTCAAGACTCAGGTCTACCGATCGAGGAACTCCGGTGCGATGGAGGGGCCTCTGTCAACGGATTGCTCATGCAGTTTCAAGCGGACATGTTGCAGTGCCCTGTCGTGCGTCCCAAGATCGTCGAAACGACCGCCCTCGGCGCTGCGTTTCTCGCTGGCCTCGGTGTTGGATACTGGAAAGATATAGGCGAACTGGAAGCGACTTGGAAATCAGAACAAGTCTTTGAGCCGAAGATGGCTGTCGCGGATGTGAATCGCTTGCGAGCGCAGTGGGCAGAGGCAGTTCAGCGATCGATGGGATGGGTGAAGCCATGA
- a CDS encoding DUF1559 domain-containing protein encodes MSYRFRGTPRAAFTLVELLVVIAIIGILVGLLLPAVQAAREAARRMQCSNNLKQIGLGLHNYESAHRRFPAGSWQSNFISPLVASLPHLEQTNNFQLWDFSLSYSHPNNRQVAAQTIPTYLCPSMTLPRDVPMAPANEVGGPSSYLLSEGSDDYMAPSDGMFGLHWPSFGYQNPQRTFGDIADGTSNTLFAGETVYNYRDSLWPATAPAPYAGTVRFGTARWSVGYPKIALGSTLFPFNLHRAAAMGGYASQHTGGGNFLFGDGSVRFWSQNIDIVLYNAAATRAGGEVLPLGGLE; translated from the coding sequence ATGTCGTATCGTTTTCGTGGAACGCCGCGCGCTGCGTTTACTTTGGTGGAATTGCTGGTGGTCATCGCCATCATCGGAATCTTGGTCGGATTGCTATTGCCTGCGGTTCAAGCCGCTCGAGAAGCAGCCCGTCGCATGCAATGTTCCAACAACTTGAAGCAGATCGGCTTGGGACTGCACAATTACGAATCAGCCCACAGACGCTTCCCCGCTGGCTCGTGGCAAAGCAATTTCATCAGTCCGCTCGTCGCTTCGCTCCCGCATCTGGAACAAACCAATAACTTCCAGCTCTGGGACTTCAGTCTGAGTTATTCGCATCCCAATAATCGTCAAGTCGCCGCGCAGACGATTCCAACCTATTTGTGCCCATCCATGACATTGCCCCGAGACGTTCCGATGGCACCCGCCAACGAAGTAGGGGGCCCATCAAGCTATCTGCTCAGCGAGGGAAGCGATGACTACATGGCCCCTTCCGATGGAATGTTCGGCCTCCATTGGCCCAGCTTTGGCTACCAAAACCCACAGCGCACGTTCGGAGACATCGCTGACGGAACCTCCAACACCCTCTTCGCAGGAGAGACCGTCTACAACTATCGCGACTCCCTTTGGCCCGCTACGGCGCCAGCTCCCTACGCGGGCACCGTACGCTTTGGTACGGCCCGCTGGTCGGTGGGGTATCCCAAGATCGCACTTGGCTCGACCCTTTTTCCGTTCAACCTCCATCGCGCCGCTGCGATGGGAGGGTATGCAAGCCAGCATACCGGCGGGGGCAACTTCCTCTTTGGCGACGGAAGCGTTCGGTTCTGGAGCCAGAACATCGACATCGTCCTTTACAACGCGGCCGCGACGCGAGCAGGTGGCGAAGTCCTCCCGCTAGGAGGGCTGGAATGA
- a CDS encoding kelch repeat-containing protein: protein MKRTFFWSASFALFLSSLPGLAQAHFPWLVRGDHGKLIYYFGEGIADQSYKMPDSLAGGKFVELSLDGKTTPLTLNKIETADLVGCTSDKPVSRDGLFVAEATYGVYKGTRLQYISMHQSHAPYVARQPIAEPSKLPKLFAEIIDTEEGIDVYAWNAGKPFAKTKVTLYNSTGDELASGDTNDDGKVAFEDKILRQGVLGIMFGTSDPSAGQLHDTRYETESTYFTATFLAPELPTQDVTKRLPPLPFPTTSFGAVHTDHYLYVYGGNTGDAHSYSEEGQSNKLLELDLQNTSPQWREIAIGDRLQGLGMVAHGSKLILIGGFSAKNKAGDPQDLHSQASVQAFDRKTKTWSKLPSLPEPRSSHDAAIIGDTIYVVGGWAMAGKEETKWHETAWSMNLSDEQPKWNAIPNPPFVRRAVATVAHHGKIFVIGGMDKKGPTKEVAIYDPATKSWTESTSLLGDQAMAGFGAAGWSLNGSLFVSTHEGDMLRWDDSTKKWDLIGRSISPRFFHRFLPIDSKVLVSIGGASMEEGKFVQLEAFAIRDRE from the coding sequence ATGAAACGAACATTTTTTTGGTCAGCATCCTTCGCATTGTTTCTCAGCTCCCTGCCGGGTCTCGCGCAAGCCCACTTTCCATGGCTTGTGCGGGGAGATCATGGGAAACTCATCTACTACTTCGGTGAAGGAATCGCGGACCAATCCTACAAAATGCCTGACTCGCTCGCCGGAGGTAAATTCGTCGAGCTTAGCCTGGATGGCAAAACGACCCCACTCACCTTGAACAAGATCGAAACCGCTGACTTAGTCGGTTGCACCTCCGACAAGCCGGTCTCCCGCGATGGGCTTTTCGTAGCCGAAGCGACCTACGGCGTCTACAAAGGGACGCGACTTCAGTACATCTCGATGCACCAAAGCCATGCACCCTACGTCGCCCGCCAACCGATCGCAGAGCCTTCGAAATTACCCAAACTGTTCGCCGAGATTATCGACACAGAAGAGGGTATCGATGTGTATGCCTGGAATGCCGGAAAGCCTTTCGCGAAGACCAAAGTGACCCTTTATAATTCCACCGGAGACGAACTCGCGAGCGGAGATACCAACGACGACGGCAAAGTAGCCTTCGAGGATAAAATTCTCCGCCAAGGTGTCTTGGGGATCATGTTCGGGACAAGCGATCCCTCCGCAGGTCAACTCCACGACACTCGCTACGAAACCGAGTCGACCTACTTCACCGCCACGTTTTTGGCACCCGAACTGCCCACACAGGATGTGACCAAGCGGCTCCCTCCCTTGCCGTTTCCGACGACAAGCTTTGGCGCGGTTCATACCGACCATTACCTTTACGTCTATGGAGGGAATACCGGAGACGCCCACTCGTATTCCGAAGAGGGACAGTCCAATAAACTGCTCGAACTCGATCTTCAAAACACCTCTCCTCAATGGAGAGAAATCGCCATCGGGGATCGGCTTCAAGGCCTAGGGATGGTCGCCCACGGTTCGAAGCTGATCTTAATCGGAGGTTTCTCTGCGAAGAACAAAGCAGGTGATCCGCAGGATCTTCATTCGCAAGCTTCGGTGCAGGCATTTGATCGGAAAACGAAGACTTGGTCGAAACTGCCCAGTCTCCCAGAACCTCGCTCCAGTCATGACGCGGCGATCATCGGGGATACCATCTACGTCGTCGGGGGATGGGCGATGGCGGGCAAAGAGGAAACGAAATGGCACGAAACCGCTTGGTCGATGAACCTTTCCGACGAGCAACCCAAATGGAACGCCATCCCCAATCCTCCATTCGTTCGACGCGCCGTCGCCACTGTCGCCCATCATGGGAAGATCTTCGTGATCGGAGGGATGGACAAGAAAGGTCCCACCAAAGAGGTCGCAATTTACGATCCTGCGACAAAGTCCTGGACGGAGTCGACGTCTCTTCTAGGTGATCAAGCCATGGCAGGCTTCGGCGCAGCCGGATGGAGCTTGAACGGATCCCTCTTTGTCAGTACCCACGAAGGGGACATGCTTCGCTGGGACGACAGCACGAAGAAATGGGACTTGATCGGTCGCTCGATTTCTCCGCGATTCTTCCATCGATTCCTACCCATCGACTCGAAAGTCCTCGTATCGATCGGTGGTGCCAGCATGGAGGAAGGCAAGTTCGTGCAGCTCGAAGCGTTCGCAATCCGGGATCGAGAATAG
- a CDS encoding tetratricopeptide repeat protein: MSKQILSCVRLVSFPYLHASSMPGCFGMSLRYGGLFLLCWGCFWQGVERAVHAQDMPVGAEVARGNAPEDKAAGLSIESSPTSALEQTTADVREHVKKHGIMQTRLQQLQNSLQQTEVDWVRIRREQSRQMSMQLAALEASAFLGSLATDMNDEIRAARNDRNNVNFNAAQAGQQLREVVLAKAQSDLNVLSRNEELRQLDAVTRSVVNRRINTIQEMLDLHQKWLQWQVDYAGFLLRYWPHTDPERRFSEEEIRGRLQVLLQASESDYAAMIACSLLYERLGNLDEAWTWLERAAQGPMYFESTVLHLRLQLLSAMKKHREAKILNARIAKLESLSPCDRWIKARWLAGENNWGSAESEWKNLTDEKDFRIPAHRTLSLLHLRRGDASSSAREKAFKEASTALDLTPDPDWFSYFVIANACAAMQRTDDAIAYLKKADELADEENKALCQKLSEAIDQQKYLVWDATRRCVPAP, encoded by the coding sequence ATGAGCAAGCAAATCCTGTCCTGTGTCCGACTGGTTTCATTTCCCTATCTCCACGCTTCCAGTATGCCTGGTTGTTTCGGCATGTCACTGCGGTATGGGGGCCTCTTTCTACTTTGTTGGGGGTGTTTTTGGCAGGGAGTCGAAAGGGCTGTCCATGCACAAGATATGCCCGTCGGCGCCGAAGTGGCACGAGGTAACGCTCCCGAGGATAAAGCCGCTGGTCTCAGTATCGAATCCTCACCCACAAGTGCATTGGAGCAAACCACAGCAGATGTTCGTGAGCATGTAAAGAAGCATGGAATAATGCAGACGAGGCTTCAGCAGCTTCAGAATTCACTTCAGCAAACGGAGGTGGATTGGGTACGTATCCGACGCGAGCAATCCCGGCAGATGTCCATGCAACTCGCTGCATTGGAAGCTTCCGCTTTCTTGGGAAGTCTCGCAACGGACATGAATGACGAAATCAGGGCCGCGAGGAACGATCGGAACAATGTAAATTTCAACGCCGCGCAGGCAGGTCAGCAATTAAGAGAAGTCGTGCTTGCGAAAGCCCAATCGGACTTGAACGTACTCAGCCGAAACGAGGAACTAAGGCAGCTTGATGCGGTTACCCGTTCTGTCGTCAATCGCCGCATCAATACCATTCAAGAGATGCTCGATCTGCATCAAAAATGGCTTCAATGGCAGGTCGATTATGCTGGCTTTCTATTGAGGTATTGGCCTCACACCGATCCGGAACGCCGATTTTCCGAGGAGGAAATAAGGGGACGCCTTCAAGTGTTATTGCAGGCATCCGAGTCCGATTACGCTGCCATGATCGCGTGCTCGCTCCTTTACGAACGTCTCGGCAACCTTGACGAAGCTTGGACTTGGCTGGAACGAGCTGCGCAAGGTCCGATGTATTTTGAATCCACCGTACTTCACCTGCGACTCCAATTGCTTTCCGCGATGAAAAAACATCGGGAAGCCAAGATCTTGAATGCGAGGATCGCGAAACTGGAGTCGCTTTCGCCGTGCGACCGATGGATCAAAGCAAGGTGGTTGGCCGGTGAGAACAATTGGGGCAGCGCCGAATCGGAGTGGAAGAATCTTACCGACGAGAAAGATTTTCGAATCCCCGCCCATCGCACACTCTCGCTTTTGCATTTAAGAAGAGGCGACGCAAGCTCCTCTGCTCGCGAAAAGGCTTTCAAGGAGGCGAGCACCGCTCTCGATCTCACTCCCGACCCCGATTGGTTCTCGTACTTCGTGATCGCGAATGCGTGCGCAGCAATGCAACGAACCGATGATGCCATCGCCTATCTGAAGAAAGCAGACGAACTGGCGGACGAGGAAAACAAAGCTCTTTGCCAGAAGTTATCCGAGGCGATCGATCAGCAAAAGTATCTTGTGTGGGACGCGACGCGGCGCTGCGTCCCAGCACCCTGA